ACCCACCTCCCATCCTCCAAGCAGCCCGAACACTTGAGACTCAACTAAGAGAAATATTCAGTACTGATGAACTCTGGCACTCttcattagtttttgtttttgttttttaacagcttcaatcctttttttaaatatccatccGTTTTATGTGtgcaattaaataatttttagtaaTTTCCAGACATGTGCAGCCATCACTAGGTTTGGTCTTTGATCAAAGCTTCCGGAGTTTAAGAAAGTTTCCATACTAACCTTTAGTGGTTTCAGAAATGCATAGTAACAATGGCAATCGATGCTTATATCCAGGCAGTACAGAATTTTGCTGTTCAAAAATCCTGGCCTCCCTCTCACGCAGAACATTCTGCTGCTCTATTAGGTGCAAGGAACCGGGATCACAGGATCTATAGGTTCTCATATGCTAATCTACCTAGAGCTTTCCTCACTGGCCTCCAGCTTTTGCCTTATAGGACCGCAGCCCACTAACAGGCGAGGCCGCCTTCTCCGCAGGTCGCGGCGCGGGGGTGGGGGACCCCGGCAGGGAGCTTCCGGAAAGGGGCGTGGCCTGCCCTCCGGAACTATTCGGACGGGGGAGGAGCCTTGCACCGACTGGCGTTCGGAAGAAGGCGGAGTCTACTTCGCATCAGGACCAGCCTGGCTGCACCTGCATCCTTAGCTCAGAGCATCCTTGAAGCATCTTAAGAGGCAACTGCAGCTGACAACCAGGGACTGGACGGTCGCAGGAGGCCTCCGTCAGAtacctgccccctcccctgacCTAGCGATCTACAGCGGCGGCCACTGCACATACCGGGGGTTCCCTGCGTTGTGTGACTACAGCAAAAGCATTTATAGCAACAGTCTCTAATTACGACATGGCTGAGATCACCAATATCCGTCCTAGCTTTGGTAAGTAGAGTCGGGCAAGCTATGCTTAGGGTGGTCGGGACCGCGTTGCAGAAGCACGGGAGGCTAGCGTTTGGCAGGGAGTGCAAGTGGCAAGCACGCTAGACTCGGGCCTGGAGAGTGGGTAGGGGGCAGCGGACAGAGTCTGGACTTGAGCTATGGACTGCAGGGGCTGGCAAGGCCAGAGCCACACCGGGGGGTGGGGAAGACCGGGATGCTAAAACCTTATAAGGtgcactgtcaccactgctgGAGGTGCGAAACAGCGAGCGTGCGGAGGACGTGAACACCTCCTTCAGGGGTGTGTGGGGGGAGAGGTGGGGTTGGCCGAGCCCTCCCGCTTGGGGCACGCAGGGCGGtgccccttcctccccctcccaccTCTCGGGGCTGCGGGGGAGGGAGGTGGCCTGGGGGATGGGGTATCAAGATGGCAGCTTGGAGACCGTGGGCTGTGTGGCTGGCAGCCAGGGGAGGCCACGGCCTCAGGGGAAACAGGATTGCGGGGGTGGAGAGCAAAAACGAAGCCACTCCTTAAACCGGTCAGCTGGATACTGGGGCTGGAGGAAACGTGATCCCTGCAGGCTCCTTCTGCGTCGTAATGGTGGGATCGGTCCGAAGCTACCAAATGGCGCTCGGCTCTGCCGGGATGGGGGATGACGTGATGTCTATTTCTGGGCCTCCTGGCAGCGCCTCGGCTCGCCTTCCCGGGCCTTTGTTCCCTGTTTCCCGGGGACTGGCTTCTCAAAAAGGTCTCACCCGCGCTGGTGCTGGCGAGGGCCCGAGCCAGGCCGGAGGGGGAGGGGCGAGAGAGGCCGAGCCCGGGGGAGGCCGCTTTGTGTACGGGAGAAAGCATTACGTCATCCCGGAGCTGCTGGTCCCCTACCCGGCGCTCCCGGCTCCAGGACTAGTTGCGCTCCCTTGGATAGAGAGTGGAGTGGGAAATAGAGACTGGAGTGGGAAATAGAGACGAAAGTGGGAAAGAAAACCTTGAGAAGCAagttaatttttctctttggggaTGATCCTCCAAAATGTGCTAGGGCAGCAATCAATTTCCTGTGCTATACTTTCCtggtcaaaataaaatttttttttaaattgccctGTTTCTTCCCCAATTCTGCCCCAGTTGGAAGGGTGAAAGCAATGAGTTGCTATCAGCCTAAACGTAAAATCAATTTACGAGATTTTATTCTTCTGACAACCCAGGAGGCTTGAGTACCAGATTTCGGTATTTAGGGTGGGGGGCATAATCAGGCTAGGCAATGACTTTTCTCACTCCGGAGTTAGGAGTATATAGAAACGAGCAGAACCCAGTGTGCTGTATCCCCTAATATCTGGAAGAAGACCTTAGAATTGGGAGAGTATCCAGACAACAGATTACCACCCTTTAGCTTCTTGGTCCCTCTTACTCCCTAAAGCTAAATCCTGACTGTATTTCCTACTTCCACTATACCTTTGCCTCTCTGCCCTTGGAATCCCTAGTTTTCAAAATAGAAGTCTCTTTTTTAATCACATAAGCACCCCATGATTTTCTtcctgctctttctttttcttcttacacCTGCTTTCCAGCACATTACTTCCTCTAATTGCAGTTCTAGAGTGCTTGGAAAAGTTGGTGGTATGACACATAATATAGAGATTTCCTTTAGAGGGGATATtagtgtaaaagaaaaataaatcatatcaACCTTTTACATGCTACATTTTTTTCAACCCTTCAAAGACCCTTTTGTGTGggcattattatatatatttgccggctgagaaaactgaggcccaagaaaatcaaataatttgcCTAAAGTCAAGCAGCCAAGGGATGGTAGTGCTAGAATCCAAACCAATGTCAGGTTGATACCAAAATTCATTCTCAATCCCTGGAATTACACTGGCCTACTTGTCAAAGGAAAGCTAGGTTTAGGAAAGGAAGTATCAATAAGCAAGTCTGGCTGAGAGAGTCGGGCATATCCCAGATGTGTCTTACACATGTCATAGAGAGTCATTCTCCCACACAGAGAATTGTAGCTCCTGACTTTTTCCATGTCCCCTAGAGTACTTTATTGTAGTTATCAAATGCTGTAGCCCTTGAAAGGCACACCAAATCAACACTCAATTATCTGTGACCTTGAAGCACAAAAGGAGCAAAGAGCACAGTTCACTGCAACTTATAGCTTCCCTCAAACACTCACTTCAGCCATTAGTTCCAACTTCCTTTTCCCACCGAGCTTTTAACTATAGCAAGACAGTGGGCTCTGAATTTCAACATCTATGAATTTTCTAGCTCACTGCCTTAGATTTGGGGCAGAGGGGCAAGGGTTCACAAAttctaaaatgaagaagaaagtgGGAAGCAGGTGAGAAAGAGCTTAATCCACAAATggttcctttctttgtttttcttctctatccTCCTGAGAGATGaaaatctctcttctctcttaccCACCTCACCTCCATTTTCTAACAGTAAAAATTGATGCGTTGTAAGCAGCAGTGTTCCCAGAAGATCACAGAGTAAATCTATGATAACACTAACAGGATCACCCAAATATCTCCCAACCTGGACCTTTAGATCTCCCTTTCAAATCATTCCCAAAAACATAATCATCTTAATAAAATATAactgttataaataaataaatagataaataaataaataaatacacattacCTATCCCGGTAGTTCCCTGCTTTCCACTTGCCATGGTGACAACACTCGGTTTCACTGTTCGGTTTAGCAAACAATTTGCAAGAAAGCCCCTGATTGGTGGATGGAGAACTGCATCTTCACTGTACCCCTTTTGATTAACAATCGAATCCAATCATttgttcaaacaaatatttattgagatagGAGTGATTCTGAGGGGTTGAAGGATGAACAGGATGTTTTTCCtgccctgccctcaaggaacttacTGCCAGGGCTACCTCTATAATACTCTGAAGAATAAACACTTATTATACAGTATGAACATAGATATGGTCACCTTGGTTTATTTTGTTAATAATGATTTTACTCCTTATCTatcctattttaaaatgtaacccctccttttctctcctgATTCTGCCTTTCATAGACTCATGGGATGTTTATGTTAGAAAGTATTTCAGAGATCATTGAGTCCAATCCCAGTTAAGAAATTCCTTTTAGACTGACCAGTGAGATTCAACCCTATTTCAGAAATTTTCAGGTGAAGAATCATTGCCTCATGAAGGAACCTGAGCCATTGTGAGGCAGTTCTAATAATAATTTGATTCCTTTTATTGGGTCAAAATTTGTCTCCCTATAGTTTGTAAGTACTAGTGCTTGACCTGCCCTCTAAAATAAGATCAAATTAGACCCTCTTCCATCAAAGTGCCTTGAATAATTAAAGTTATTCCGAGACCACACTCAGCTTTAGTTCCTTCGGTTTTTCCTCATTTGGTATGGTTTCCAGGCCTTTTACTATCCTACTTATCCATAATGTAGAGTATAGACTCTACTGTCTGCAATCCAGGGTTTCCATGGCCTCACTACCATTTACTGGTGTGTGACCTAGGGCAGATTTCTGAGACCCCAGTTTTTCAGCTTTAAAGTGAAGATAAAATTGGTACCTATTCCAATGAGTTGTttgatttagagagagaaacctctagcacaatgcctggcatagaCATAGTAAATGCACCCAAAAGATACAGTTCTGTCATCAGGGGTAGACAGAACATCCGTGTATGTTGTTATAAGTGCAGATGAAATTATACCTGCCACCTATAATCTGGACATAGGACTTCTCCTATAAGGTGGCATTAGCTGAACACAGCCCAAGCTTGTGGTCACCTAAGCTAAGTAATTTCTGCACAAACTGTTGTCAGCTAAGGTCTCCCATTGCCTGTGGATGGCTTTTTAAGTCCAAATAGgatttcacatttatttcagTTATATAGAATCACACTGACCGCATCTTCTTTTTTCAACCTGTGAAGACTGTTTTGAATTCATTTGTTCACTGAGTACTTACCACATGCTACATGGTTCTAGACAAAGTCTCTGTTCTTATGAAGCTATAATGAAGGAAGACAGACACATAAGTATATGTTAGTGAGTGACCAAtgctaaaaagaaaactaaagcagaGTGATGGGAAATTATCTACTTGAGGCAGGGAGGGAATACTAAAAAACCTGCAgttagggagggagggagctgtGCAGACCCTGGTATAAGACTGTTCCAGGCAGGATCTGGAATATGCTAGAATCACATTATTTCCTAGTTCTCCCTGCCCTACCCAAGACTTCTCTTTAAAAGTAATGCAGAAAACCACAGGCATTATCTAGACCTTCCAGGCTTAACCCAGTTTGACTTAAGGAAACTCGAGGGGTAAAAAAGTCCAAACGTAAAGAATTCAAGTCAGGGCCCAACTTTAGTGGGAAAAATCAGGATTATctagagagaagggaaaaatctGCTTTTCTTAAGTTGTTCATCAATAGACAGATAcctctgtatatgtgtgtgtgtttgtaaatgtgttttaagTGCTGGGGCTATagcagaacaaaaagacaaaaatccctgTCCTTCCAAATCTTATAGTCTAATGGAAAAGAGAGACAACAAATAGTAAAATTGTAGTTCTTTTGTTTATCTTCTCCCTAGACAAGTGTCcaggcatatgaaaaaaaatcaaacagggtTAGAAAGTGTGGGGGTCAAAGATAGAGAAAGTAGCACTTTTAAACAGGTCCGTAAAGAAAGACGAAGgggacatttgagcaaagatttTGTATTTTCCACTGTCcctatttcttcatatttaaagtacttaaaTTTTAAATGCCTGGGTGCTGAGAAAGAAAGTTTGGAACCTATTTTATAAGTGCACAGATCCAAAGTCCTTTCTTTTTGCTACCCACCCACTTTTACCACCCTTTAGCACTCTACCAAGAAGTGCAAGTCAACTCCTCATCCTTCTACTCCACCCTGCCAGTCAGTCAGTAGACAGTGGCCCACTGTTTGCAAATTCTGTGTCACGTGCTGTGGGATATCATCCTGAAACCAAAGATACCACGTATGCCCTCGCAAAAATATGGAGGTTTTTCAGTCTCCCATCTAAAAAGGTGACCTTAGAATACTTACGGAGAAGCATTAGTGAAACAAATCAATATGAGAAAATCAAGTCCATAAATGCTGAGGGAAGGTCAAGAAAAGAACAGTGAGTCAGATGGGCAAACTCAGAGGCTTTCTGGAGAAGAGAAACATTTCAGCCAGGTTTGGCCAGAAAGAGAGCCATAAGATAGGGGACAAACCCTAAAACTCAGACAAGCAAGTTTTGCTTTGGAGGGTAGATTGCAGATTAGTTTGGGTCTGGCAGAGGCACTGAGCGGGTCTGCTTTGGACAGGGGTTGGGGTCTCCCTGCCTTGATGCATCTCGTCTCTGCCTTCAGATGTGTCACCGGTGGTGGCTGGCCTCATCGGGGCCTCTGTTCTGGTGGTCTGTGTCTCGGTGACCATCTTTGTCTGGACATGCTGCCACCAACAAGCAGAGAAGAAGCACAAGACCCCACCCTACAAGTTCATTCACATGCTCAAAGGTATCAGCATATACCCAGAGACCctcagcaacaagaaaaaaatcatcaaagtACGGAGAGACAAAGATGGCCCAGAGAGGGAAGGTGGACGTGGGAACCTGTTGGTGGACGCAGCAGAGGCTGGCCTGCTAGGCCGAGACAAAAGTCCTAGGGGCCCTAGCTCTGGCTCTTCTATAGACCAATTACCCATCGAAGTGGACTATGGGGAAGAACTGAGAAGCCCCGTTGTAAGCCTGACTCCTGGGGAGAGCAAAACCACTTCTCCATCATCTCCAGAAGAGGATGTCATGCTAGGATCACTTACTTTCTCCGTGGACTATAACTTCCCCAAAAAAGCTCTGGTGGTGACAATCCAGGAGGCCCATGGGCTGCCAGTGATGGATGACCAGACCCAGGGCTCTGACCCCTACATCAAAATGACCATCCTTCCCGACAAGCGGCATCGGGTGAAGACCAGAGTGCTGCGGAAAACCCTGGACCCCGTGTTCGACGAGACCTTCACCTTCTATGGCATCCCGTACAGCCAGCTGCAGGACCTGGTGCTGCACTTCCTCGTCCTGAGCTTTGACCGCTTCTCCCGAGATGACGTCATTGGGGAGGTCATGGTGCCGCTGGCTGGAGTGGACCCCAGCACAGGCAAGGTGCAGCTGACCAGGGACATCGTCAAGAGGAACATCCAGGTGAGGAGAAAGAATGTATTGGAGAGGGGTGGCAAGCTCGGTGACAATACCTCAGgggaggaatggaaggggaaagggGACTGGGATGAGCAGCAGAGAGGTTCTGTAGACAGGAAACTTGGCTATCAAGGACGAGAAGTGATCAGACTAAGACAGAAGACCTGTCAGGTTAGGTCTCCTCCAAGGAGCGACTTCCTGAGCAAAGGGGAGCTGGTCGCTTCTGTAATTTCACTTACTGGTTGGCATCCTAATGCTGTGTCAGCTTGCCTGGAGCAGGTTGGCCCACCAGTTCTAGACCCTCCATCACATTAGGGACATGGAAGCTAAATTCCTCTCCAAAATGATGGAAGATCTTCCTCCAGTGAACTCGTTTTGAAAATAGTTCAGCAATTTTCCCCTGGCCTTCCCTTTCCAGTCCAAACCTTGAGGAGTAAATAGTGTCATGTGTATGTCTTTTAACAaccattttagtttttatttttattactattattttttaacaacCATTTTACAAATGCAACTTACTGAATTGCCACACCCTTCCGGCCTCTTACCCATGCCCAAACCTTTGCCACAGATATCCCcattcctcctctcttctctgttgcATTAGAAGGGTAGTGACGGTCCTCCCTCCTGCCTTGTCTCCCTTTCCCCACAACTGGGACGGCACTGGCTCTTCAATTGTAATTTCAAAGCTGTAAGAAATGTACcccctggcaaaaaaaaaaagagcctgccatgcaggagatccgggttcaattgctggaccatgcacctcccccaccaccaccaaaagaaaagaaatgtatccCCACTAGTTTATTTCTTTCACAACTGGGGAGGCCATATGGTGCTATGGTATATAGCGCTTGGGTCTGGTGTTGGactgcctgagttcaaattccCCTTATCATTTTCCACCTATGTGACATGGGTAAGTTACTTAAACTGTCTAagctctgtttcctcatctgtaaaacagaaatgaTAATAGTACCTTCCTCACAAGGTTATGGGGCTCCTGTCAGTTAATAAACTTGGCATATGATTGCCTTTGAAGAGTTTGCACTCTGGTGGAGGAAAAATGCAAACAATCTTCGCAGTTACCGTGTAGTTAGTGTGGTAGGTGCTATGAAAGAAGTTGCTGAAAATTTGCATGTAGAATTCCATTCCTTTGGGAGGGTATAACCACAATGACATAAGTGGTTAAATTAATAGCAAGGACTTTGAAGTCAGGCCTGAGCTTGAATCCAAATTACACAACTAAGTGACCGTGGGTAAGCTGCTTAACTtctttgggtctcagtttcttataggaattaagtgaaataatgaatTTACATAATCCCTAAGACatagtaagcacttaataaatttGACCTATTGCTACCATCATTATGATTAGTATTTTTGTCATTAATAAATTGTGATCCCTGGGAGATATATGTTGTTTGTAGATAGTTGTACTATATTTTGACAAGAGAAGGAAGACAAGGGAGCCCTGAATCAGTGAAGAGGGGGGTAGAATGTTCAGAAGGGATATCAGGGCCGACTAAAAACAAGTGCACATTTTCTGGAAAGAGCCCTCTTGTAGGTGCCATTTGCAAGCTCAAGCTGGACTCGTGGGGAGGCAGTAGGCTCAGGATTGGACAGAAGAGGCTCCCAGGTAAACGAGGGCAAAGTGTGCAGTGAGCTGCGGGAAACAAGGTTTGCCCACTGTGGCAGGTCTGGGGAGGAGGTAGAGAGCAGTTCTCCACAGGACGTGTGGAGACTCCACAGGACTTGCCATCTCTGCTGTGATATGGGCATTTGTTCCACTGCAGCATGCCCACTTACACCATTGGACAGCAACTGCTGTTCCAACGTGGCACGCTCAGCTCCATCTCAATAGGCTAGGAAAGGCAAAGAATTTTGAAGAATATTGGAAGCATTTGGTCAGGGCATACACAGACCCTGGCTCGGTGCTAGGATACCATGAGACATCCTAGAGTTCAACACAGCAAGGGCTCTTACATCCTCTGAGGTCAGGTTGACCTCAGAGAATCTGCAGCAGTGATCTGTTTCATCCCTTTCCATCCCTTCTCCGATCTCTTTTTTTCCCAGGCCTCTGCCAACCCCTCCCGTCTCCAGCCTccccttctagctgctgcagtgCCCCTACCTGCCCTTAGCTATCCTCCTCCCAGAAGGATCTTAGCCAACACACCCTTCCCTGCAGCCCCAACCTTGGTAAAGCCACCAACCAGCAGGACTTCTCCAGACAGCTCAGGCTCTCACAGCCCATGGGAGGGAGTGGAGGATGGCTCTGTGCCAAGGTGCAGCTGGGGACAGACTGGTAAGGAAAAGGGACTGATTTgggctgggaaaaaaaaacagcctcaAATCCAGGGCACTGGACAAAGAGCACAGACAATGGCATTTGCTAAACTGCCAGGGGCTCTTGGCAAAAAACCAAGTTTCTTTCCACTTTATTAACTCCCTTCAGGAGAGATAAACCAGGGCTGGATCCTGAGCAACACATCATCTTGGAGAGACTCCAGGCAGGACCCTGGAAGCTCTGCAGCCTCTCTGGCTTCCCAAGCCCATTTTTCCCACGCAGCGCCTGTTGACAGGGCCGTGTTCCAGCCTGAGACAGGGCTGTCAGCTTCCTGATCACTCATCCTCATGATTCCCTGGCAGGGCAGCCTCCAAATATCTACCCTAAATCCTCCCCACCATTACCAGGAGTCTGCCTTTTCTAGACCTCCCCTTAGCAAATATTGGTTAGAGCTGCTCTGGAATATTCCACACTGTCTGTAAAGAACCTTTTCCTGGTCTATGTAAGGCATCCCCTTATAATCTGGATCCAAATTACCTTCCTCCAAAGATTCCTAGATGGAAACTGGTGAGAATTTCATTCCTGTAGACACACCACAACTGTATTTCCTGGCATTTAGCAGAAAATTGATCTCTTGCTGTTTCCATAATTACAGTCCAGTCCAGTTGACCAAGCCATCCGTTTCTGATGGTCTCTATTTCACTGCCTGACACTGGGCAAGCATTTATCCCCTCTGGATCTCTGTGTTCATCGACTATATCATGAAGGTCAATGGGTCGCTTTGTGAAAGCCCTCCCAGTTCTTATGAATATACAGAAATGTGTCAGAAGCATTAAAAATGATCTCGTGATGATTAGTAAAAGGAAATCACTGTATAGGCTCTAAAACAGTGGACAGCACTCCAAATGCCTGAGTTGGACTTTGAAACTCGATTTTTTTAGTGGAAGCTATATCGTCTCATATTTTAGTTGGATGGAAATTAAAGTGAACTTACATTCCCATCATAAATCCCCCAAGAGGAGAAGGGAGGTGGTACAGAGAGGGCTGGGGGATGAAGAAGAGACAGTGATAAAGAAGTGATTTACAAAGTGGGTAATAGAGAGCACTGAGATTCCTCCTAATTTCTCCGGGTTATTGGTCTACAAACTGTTTCCTGTCTTTCCACTGCCCAGACCTGGTGTTGAACTAAGACTGTGCTCATGGGAATAAGAAGATTCTTAAAATCTCAGAATTAAGAGGGACCTTAGGGGTCATCCTCTAGGGATagataagaaagaaacagagaaagaaaaaggaatgtcaGTTTTCCGGAAACAGTAAAGTTATGTAggtaatgggggtggggtggggggtggaagaaGAGGGGAGTTGTGGTTGAATGTTAAGGTTTTTGTCCCTTTTGTTTTCCCATGGTTGCCATTTAGGGTGGAGGTGGCCCTTAGGACTTTTGGCCCCAAGAAAGGTTTATTGATGGTCCGCTGGTCCACTGAGTACAAAGACTCTCTAGCTTGAAAATCACTCTGGAAGAGGCTCTGCCAATTATAGGAAAATAGTCTTATCCTTCACCCAAGGACTTCTTTCATCTGAATGTATTTTGGGGAACCACTGTTTCTGTCCCTTTTTTCCACTGAAGGAGAAAGGAGCCCACTCTCTGGCAGCAAAGCTTCCCAGCTCTGTCAGGCAGGGATAAagccctttctttctttgtccttctgCTTGCCTGCCCCCCAACAGGGTCTTTACCTCAGTGGGCAAAGGGCTGGGAAACAGAGCCCACTCCCAGGGCTTAATggctttttcttttgaaagagcTATTGACGGAGCTGCTTAGAATGGGAATAGCGTGgaaagagaaggggaggggaatGAAGGGACGACGTTAAGCTCTGGCCTTCAATGCAGAAGCAGCTTGTATTCAGGTGGTGTTGTGGCTGCAGACTTGACCACAAAGGGGCTGCGGCAGGGGGCTGGCACTCTACCCGGTAAATGGCCAAAAGCAAAGGGGGGCCATCAACATGGAGAAAGTTGCCTGAGGTGTGACTTAGAGGAAAAAAAGGATGAACAAGGCAAGGGGCACAAAGATCTAGATTAGGAAGAATTTTCTATAATGGATAAGTTAGGGAACAGATTTTTAAACACCAAATCAAGAAGCTTAAACTATAGATTTGCTCCCAGTATTATTCTTacaagtaaaatttttttttaatcaaactttctcttttcttcacctACCTACTTATGTATAGGAAGTTAgaattatatttaaagaatacatatttaatataaatactcAGTACTTGATGATCCTAGAAGTTAACAATTCTAGTTAGCATTTGTTTGTTCATGCAAATGGAGGGGACCTGTAGCCTAGATAATCCAAAATTCTTTCTAGATCAGTGCTGTCCAATAAAACTTGCTATGGGGATAGAAATGCTCTATATTTGTGCGATCCAATATGCTTACCTCTAGCCACATGTGACTTCTGAGCACTTGATATCTGGCTAGTATGACTGAGGaactaagttttttattttacttatttaattttaaagaatttaaattaaaatttaagtaaaCACAGGTGACCGTGGCTACTGTATTGGGTAGTTCAGCCCTGGCAATTTTAGAAGgcattcaattttctttttcatgagtgATTGCCTTCCTGATGCCATTTGGCTGTGGCTAACGGTAAAAGTGAGTTTACATTCCCTGATTGCATCTGACTCATGGCAGAAGGAAGCAGCCTAGAAGTATCCCTATGGCAGAGGCACCCAGCCTGGGACTTTAAACTGGCTGAGGGTATTTCCTGTGGACATAATCAAGAGCCGACAATATGTATGCTAGGATAAGGACAAAACGCGGGGCTTCAAGCTAGCAGAGAAAAAC
This is a stretch of genomic DNA from Tamandua tetradactyla isolate mTamTet1 chromosome 4, mTamTet1.pri, whole genome shotgun sequence. It encodes these proteins:
- the SYT11 gene encoding synaptotagmin-11 isoform X1, encoding MAEITNIRPSFDVSPVVAGLIGASVLVVCVSVTIFVWTCCHQQAEKKHKTPPYKFIHMLKGISIYPETLSNKKKIIKVRRDKDGPEREGGRGNLLVDAAEAGLLGRDKSPRGPSSGSSIDQLPIEVDYGEELRSPVVSLTPGESKTTSPSSPEEDVMLGSLTFSVDYNFPKKALVVTIQEAHGLPVMDDQTQGSDPYIKMTILPDKRHRVKTRVLRKTLDPVFDETFTFYGIPYSQLQDLVLHFLVLSFDRFSRDDVIGEVMVPLAGVDPSTGKVQLTRDIVKRNIQKCISRGELQVSLSYQPVAQRMTVVVLKARHLPKMDITGLSGNPYVKVNVYYGRKRIAKKKTHVKKCTLNPVFNESFIYDIPTDLLPDISIEFLVIDFDRTTKNEVVGRLILGAHSVTASGAEHWREVCESPRKPVAKWHSLSEY
- the SYT11 gene encoding synaptotagmin-11 isoform X2, whose amino-acid sequence is MAEITNIRPSFDVSPVVAGLIGASVLVVCVSVTIFVWTCCHQQAEKKHKTPPYKFIHMLKGISIYPETLSNKKKIIKVRRDKDGPEREGGRGNLLVDAAEAGLLGRDKSPRGPSSGSSIDQLPIEVDYGEELRSPVVSLTPGESKTTSPSSPEEDVMLGSLTFSVDYNFPKKALVVTIQEAHGLPVMDDQTQGSDPYIKMTILPDKRHRVKTRVLRKTLDPVFDETFTFYGIPYSQLQDLVLHFLVLSFDRFSRDDVIGEVMVPLAGVDPSTGKVQLTRDIVKRNIQKCISRGELQVSLSYQPVAQRMTVVVLKARHLPKMDITGLSDPYVKVNVYYGRKRIAKKKTHVKKCTLNPVFNESFIYDIPTDLLPDISIEFLVIDFDRTTKNEVVGRLILGAHSVTASGAEHWREVCESPRKPVAKWHSLSEY